From one Nothobranchius furzeri strain GRZ-AD chromosome 2, NfurGRZ-RIMD1, whole genome shotgun sequence genomic stretch:
- the LOC107372467 gene encoding zinc finger protein OZF-like, with translation MVQVKEDPEEQSAGVEQQDPEHLHIKEEKEELWTSLEGEHLCLKEETDSAWFQFSAVSIKSEDDEEKRLFSQLHQQQIEDKDVPTSSSSDQMTAETGGGVGTSRNPDLNPHEQTSDSSETEVSGDDDMSLDSGMSDSGSETGDKDHDWNEKRSSESDVKTVNLSFSCLECGERFHDKQSLQKHVRVTSHSVIRSSSSLVNKKSVGLKQPVDSYREVQKELKSFSCGDCGKMLRGKSSFHRHQRVHTGQKPFACGLCRKRFTQKSHLNTHMRIHTEEKLFSCELCGNRFTHKSTLNDHMRVHTGHKPFACELCRKRFTQKSGLNSHMRIHTEEKQFACELCENRFTHKSTLNDHMRVHTGQKPFVCELCGKRFKHKSTLNSHIRVHAGQKPFFCELCGHRFTQRTTLNNHLRIHTGHKPFACGLCGKRFTQKSGLNSHMRIHTEEKL, from the coding sequence ATGGTGCAGGTTAAAGAagatcctgaagaacagagtgctggtgtggaacagcaggacccagaacatctccacataaaggaggaaaaggaggagctctggaccagtctggagggagagcatctctgtttgaaggaggagactgattcTGCCTGGTTTCAGTTCagtgctgtttctataaagagtgaggatgatgaagagaaacgtctgttttcacagcttcatcagcagcaaatagaagacaaagatgttccaaccagcagctcatctgaccagatgacagcagaaactggtggaggagtaggaactagcaggaacccagatctgaaccctcatgaacaaacatctgattcttcagagactgaagttagtggagatgatgatatGAGTCTAGACTCTGggatgtcagactctgggtctgaaactggagacaaagaccatgactggaatgagaaaaggtcttctgagtcagatgttaaGACAGTCAACCTATCTTTTAGCTGTCTTGAGTGCGGTGAACGATTTCATGACAAGCAGTCTCTTCAGAAACATGTGAGAGTAACCAGCCATTCAGTAATCAGGTCTTCCAGCTCTTTGGTTAATAAAAAATCTGTTGGACTTAAGCAACCTGTAGACTCATATAGGGAAGTCCAGAaagaactaaaatcatttagttgtggtgACTGTGGAAAAATGTTAAGAGGAAAATCAAGTTTTCACAGACAccagagagtccacacaggacagaaaccttttgcctgtgggctctgtagaaaaagatttacccaaaagtcgcacttaaacactcacatgagaatccacacagaagAAAAACTGTTTTCTTGCGAGCTCTGTGGAAATCGATTTACCCATAAGTCAACATTAaacgatcacatgagagtccacacaggacataaaccttttgcctgtgagctctgtagaaaaagatttacccaaaagtcaggtttaaacagtcacatgagaatccacacagaagAAAAACAGTTTGCTTGCGAGCTCTGTGAAAATCGATTTACCCATAAGTCAACATTAaacgatcacatgagagtccacacaggacagaaaccttttgtctgtgagctctgtggaaaaagatttaaacataagtcaactttaaacagtcacataagAGTCCacgcaggacagaaaccttttttctgtgagctctgtggacacagATTTACCCAAAGGACAACTTTAAACAATCacttgagaatccacacaggacataaaccttttgcctgtgggctctgtggaaaaagatttacccaaaagtcaggtttaaacagtcacatgagaatccacacagaagAAAAACtgtaa